CGGGCTGCTGGGCCACCTGATCGCCCATCTCAACCGGGAGGACCTCGCCGACGACGCACGTCTGCGCGCCGAGGCGGTCGTGCTGGATCTGCTGCGCCCGCTGCCGGCCACGCCCATCGACGTGCCGCGTCCCGCGGACGAGCGCGTACGAGCCGTGGCCGACGCGCTGCTGGCCGATCCCGCGGACCCGCGAAGCCTCGATGCCCACGCGCGGGCCGTCGGAGTGAGCCGACGGACCTTGACGCGCCTGTTCGCCCACGACACGGGCATGAGCTTCGACCGCTGGCGCACCCATATGCGGCTGCGGGCCGCCCTGCCGCTGCTCGCCGAAGGCCAGCCCGTCTCCCGTGTCGCGCGCACCGTGGGGTACGCCACGCCGAGCGCGTTTCTCGCGGCCTTCCGCCGCACCGTCGGCACCTCCCCGTCGCGCTACCTCAGCGGCGACGCCGTGTTCGGGGGAGGCTGACCGCACGGCACGAAACCAGTCAGCCGGCCGCCACCAAGTGCACCGAGTTCAGGACGGTATGACGGTCAGCACGCGGTTGAGCGCGCCGTCGGGGCGGGCTGTGAGGTCGTCCCAGGTTCCTTGCTCGGCGATGCGGCCGGCTTCGAGTACGGCGATGCGGTCGGCGCGGCGGATGGTCGTGGGGCGGTGGGCGATGACGATCGTGGTGCGGTTGCCCTGGGCGAGCGCCGTGGTGAGTTGGACGTCACCGGCGTTGTCCAGGTGTGCGGTGGTCTCGTCCAGCACGAGGATCCTCGGCTCGGCCAGCAGCGCGCGTGCGAGAGCGATCCGGGCGCGCTGGCCGCCGGAGAGGGTGGCGCCGCGCTCCGAGACGAGGGTGTCCGTGGGGGCGATCCGGTCGACGCCGCACAACCGGGCCGTTTCGGCGAGGAGGTCGTCGTCCGCGTCCGGTGCGGCCAGGCGCAGGTTCTCGGCGAGGGTGCCGTGGAAGAGAGGGGTGTCCTGGCCCACGACGGCGACGGCACGGCGCAGTTCGGCGTCGGCCAGGTCGCGAAGATCGACGCAGTCGCCGTCGCCGGACACCAGGTGGACGGCTCCCTCGGACGGGTCCCAGAAGCGGGCCAGCAGATGGGCGCACGTGGACTTCCCAGCTCCGGAGACACCGACCAGGGCGAGGGTCTGCCCCGCGGGAACCGTCAGCTCGATTCCGTCCAGCACGGGCCGGCCCCCGTAGTCGAAACTCACCCGGTGCAGTCGGACCCCCAGCGGGCCCGGGGGAAGTGGGCGGGGTGAGGCGGGCGGTGGAGCGAGGGCGGGTGCTTTCACCGCCGCGTCGACACGGGCGGCCGCGGCGCGCAGACCCACGGCCTGGCTCAGCGCCCTGGCCGACTCGGCGACCGGGCCCAGCACCGACAGGGCGAGCGCCATCGCTGCCGGGGCCCACGCTCCGTGCAGCCGTCCGGAGGTCACGGACTGTGCGGCGGCGGCGACCACGCCGAGGACCGCGAGCACGATGAGCAGATCGCGTACGGCGGCGGCCCTGGCCTCCCAGGTGGCCTCCGCGCGCTGGGCCTCGCCCACCCTCCGGCCCTGCTCGGCGAGACGGCCGCGCCGCTCGGGCAGCCCGCCGAAGGCGAGCAGTTCACGCAGCCCGTCGACGGCCTCGACGGTGTCGGCCGACAGCTTCGCGGTGGCCGCCCGGGTACGGGCCCCGCGCGCGGCGCGTCCGCGTGCGTCGGCGAAGGGCGCCACGGCGAGCAGCGCGGCGACCGGCAGCACCGCCGCCAGCAGCCAGGGCTCCACCATGGCCAATGCCGTGGCTCCACCGGCGAACACCACGCCGGACGCGAGGAGTTGGGCCGTGGTGTGGGCGTAGAAGAACTCCAGCGCCTCGACGTCGGCCATCGCCGTCGCGGCCAGGTCCCCGCTGCGCCGGCCGGCCACGCGGGCGGGTGCGCTGCGGGCGAGCCCGTCGAAGACCCGCACACGCAGCTCGGCCAGCACACGGTAGGCAAGGTCGTGCGAGAGGTCCATCTCGCGCCAGGTCATCAGGGGGCGAAGGAGGACGAGGACGACCAGAGCGGTGACGGTACCGGCCGAGGGGGCGCGGCCGGTGATGACGGCGGCGCCGACGGTGTGCGCGGCCAGGGTCGACAGCGCGACCAGCAAGCCCTGTTCGAGGAGCGCCGCGACGCAGGTGCGGGCCATCATCGCCCGGTGTCCGCCGAGGGCCGGCAACAGGGCACGCAGTGAACCCCGAGCGGGCACGGACGCGTCGGTGGCGCTGCCCTGCGGGACGCCGGCGTCGGTGGTGCTGCTCATGCGACGCGCCCTCCTTCATGGACATGGCCCGCCTTGACCAGCTCGGCGTAGACGCCCTGGGCCTCGACGAGGGCGGCATGCGCACCGACGGCGTCCACGCGTCCTGCGTCGAGCACCACGATGCGGTGCGCGTGCCGGACGGCGGCGAGGCGGTGCGCGACCACCAGGACGGTCCGGCCGCCCGCGGCGGTCAGCAGTTCGCGGACGATGTCCGCCTCGCGGCGTTCGTCGACCGCGCTCGTCGCCTCGTCGAGCACGAGCACCGGGGCATCGGCCAGCAGGGCCCGGGCGAGGGCGAGGCGCTGGCGCTGGCCGCCGGAGAGGGTGGCGCCCCGTTCGCCGAGGACGGTGTCATAGCCGTCGGGGAGGGCGGCGATCTCGTCGTGGATGCCCGCGGTGCGTGCGGCGCGTACCAGCTCGTCGTCCGGAGCGTCGGGCCGGGCCAGGCGCAGGTTGTCGGCGATGGTGGCGTGGAAGAGGTAGGTCTCCTGGGAGACCACGGCGATGCCCTGCCGAAGTGAGTCGAGCGTGTACTCGGTGACGTCCTGGCCGTCGACGGTGATCCGGCCCCGTTGCGGGTCGCGGTGGCGCAGGAGCAGGGCGAGCAGCGTGGACTTGCCCGCGCCGGACGGGCCGACGATGGCCGTGATCCGTCCCGCTTCGGCGGTGAAGGTGACGTCGCGCAGCGCCGGCGCGTCGGCACCGTCGTAGGTGAACTCCACGTTCTCGAAGCACACCTGGGGCGGATCCGGCCAGTGTGCTGGTGCCGTTCCGGTGTCGGGCACCGCGGGTTCGGCGGTGCGCAGTGCCGCGAGTCCGTCGGCGGCCGACACGCCCAGGTATCCGGCGTGCCACTCGCGGGACAGGTCGCGTACGGGCCGGAAGCACTCGGAGGCCAGGAGCAGCAGCAGATAAGTACCGGTCGCCGTGGTGGATCCGGTGACGGCCGACCAGCAGGCGAGCAGCGCGGCGGCCGCGGTGCCGCCCTGGATGGCCAGGTCGGTGAGCCCGGTGTCGACGAGCGACACCCGGAGCTTGGCGACGGTGGCCCGGTGCAGCGCCGCCGAGCGTTCCTCCAGCCGCTCCCGGGTGCGGCCGACGGCGCCCGCGGCCCGCAGCGCGGGCATGCCCTGCAGCGCTTCGAGGTAGTCGGCGCCCAGTTGCTCGTAGGTGTCCCAGTGTTCCCTGCCGCGCCTGGCGAGGAGCCGGTCCCAGGCGCGCGGCCCGAACAGGGCGAGCAGCAGGGCGGGCACGAGGCCGAGGAGGGCGGCCGGTTCGACCGCGACCAGTGCGGCGAGGAGCAGGGGCGGTACGCAGAGGGTGATGAGGAGCTGGGGCAGGTAGCGGGAGACGTAGGCGTCGACGCCCTCGACCCCGTCGACCAGGGTGGTGCGGACGGCGCCGGCGCGCGCGGTGGTCAGGTGCGCGGGTCCCAGCCGTCCGAGGTGGGCGAGGAGTTCGTCCCGCAGACGGACCCTGACCCGCGCTCCGGCGCGGGTGGCGGTGCGCCGCTGCCCGTGGCCGAGCCCGGCCCGGGCGACGACGACGCCGAGCACCGCCCCGATGAACAGCGGGAGCCGGTCCGTGTCGCCCCTGGCCACGTCGGCGAGGGCGACGGCCAGCAGCACGGCCTGCGCGAGGTGGGTGAGGGTGACGGCCCCTTGCAGGAGGGTGGCCGCGAGCAGGGGGCGCCGTGCGTGCCGTGCTGCGCGACGCAGTTCGGGGTGGACGATCACGAGGTCCCCTCGTATTCGTCCCCTGGCAGCGGGTGATCCGGGTAGCACACCGGCCAGCCGCCCTCGGGGTCCTGGCCGACCCTTCCCGCCACCCTCAGGACATCCGCGAGCAGCCCTGGAGTGACGACCTCCTTCGGTGCCCCGTCGGCCACCACCCGACCGTCCCGCAGCGCCACGATCCGCTCCGCGAACCGGGCGGCGTGGGCCAGGTCGTGCAGCACCATCACGACGGTGAGGCCCCGCTCCGCACGCAGCCGCACCACGGTCTGCAGCACGTCGAGTTGGTGGTGCAGATCCAGGTACGTGGTCGGCTCGTCGAGGAGCAGGACCCGGGTGTCCTGCGCGAGCGCCATCGCGAGCCGGACCCGCTGCCGCTCGCCGCCGGACAGCGCGTCGACGTCCCGTTCGGCCCACTGCTCCACGCCGACATCGCGCAGCGCACGCCGTACGACGGGGTCGTCGCCCTCGCGGAGCATGCCGAGCGGGCCGCGCGCCGCGTACCGGCCCTGACGTACGAGTTGACGCACCGTCATGCCGGGGACGGCCGGGGCCGACTGGTGCAGCAGCGCGACGCGCCGGGCGGTGGCGCGGCGGGAGAGCCGGGAGAGGTCGTGCCCGCCTAGCAGCACGCGCCCCTCGTCGGGCCGCAGCAGTCCGGCCGCCAGCCGCAACAGGGTTGATTTGCCGCAGCCGTTGAGGCCGATGAGCGCGGTCAGCTCGCCTGGTTCGACGGTCACGTCGGCGCCGCGCAGCACAGGGCGTCCGGGGTAGCCGAAGTGGACTCCCTCGACGCGGATCCCCACGGGTTCGGTCATGCTCTGTCCTTCGTCGACATCAGAACGTTCGGCTCGGCCAGCGGCGTACGACGACCAGCAGCAACGCGGCTCCGACGCAGGTGGTGAGGGCCCCGACCGGCAGCGTGAGCCGCCCGGAGTCCAGCGCGACCGCCAGCAGCCGCGACAGCAGTTGCGCGGCCGCGTCCGAACCGCACACCACGGCAGCGCCCACCAGGGCGGCGCCGGGCAGCGTCATCCGCAGGTCCGCACCGAACACGGCCAGCGCGAGGTGCGGCACGAGCAACCCGACGAAACCCAGCGCCCCGACGGCGGCCACCGCTCCCGCCGTCAGCGCCACCGCGCACAGCAGCGCGAGGGTCCGGGCCCGCGCGGCGGACAGCCCGGCGGCACCGGCGATGTCGTCGCCGCAGCGCAGCAGGGTCAGGGGCCCGGCCAGCAGCCACGCCACGGCACTCCACGCGAGCGCCCACGGCCAGAGCAGGTGCCAGTGCTGCCACACGCGGCCCTCGGTCGTACCGACGAGCCACTGGACGACGCTGCCGAGCTCACCCGGCGCGACGAGCAGCACCATGGCGGTGAGTCCGCCGAGCACCGCCGAGACGAGGACGCCGTGCAAGGCGATCTGCGCGGGGTCTCCCCGGCCCCGCCCCGCGAGCAGCCACAGCAGCGCGGCTCCGCTGCACCCGCCCACGCAGGCGGCGACGACCACAGCGAGGGGCGATTCCCACCCCGCGAGCCCGAGAGCGGTCGCGGTGACGGCCCCGAGCACCGCGCCCGGCGTCACACCCGTGACCTCCGGGCCGGCGAGCGGATTGCGCAGGGCGGACTGCAGAACCAGGCCCGCCACGCCCAGGCACGCCCCCGCGGCGAGGGCCACCAGCATCCGGGGCAGGCGGAGTTGGAGCAGAATGTGCCGTTCGGTCGCGTCACCGGCCCCGCCCAGGACGTCCCAGACCACCGCCGGGGACATCCCTCTCCCGGCCAGCAGTTCCCCGCAGGCGCACACGACGGCGAGTGCGGTGAACACCGCGAAGCGCCGCTTCACCCTGTCTCCTTCCCGGCGGTCGGCACGGCTTCAGCGCCCGTCCCTCGCGGCTCCGAGCGAACGGCGTCGGACCGCGCCGCTCCTCGCCGAGCCGCCGGCTTCCGAGGGCCCGACCGAAGCAGGGCGACGCCGACAGGCACACCGAGGAGGGCGGTCCACGCGCCGACCGGTGTCTCCACGGGCGCCAGCGCGAGCCGGGCCGGGACGTCGGCGACGGCCACCACGACCGCGCCCCACGCCGCCGACCAGGGCAGCCAACGCACCGCGTCAGCCGCAGGGTTGAGCCACCTGGCCAGGTGCGGGGCGAGGAACCCGACCCACGCCACCGGCCCGCACACGGCCGTCACGGGCGCGATCAGCACAATGGCGATGGCCAGCGCGGCGAACCGGGCCCGCTGCGCACGCACCCCCAGCGCCTCGGCGTCCTCGTCCCCCAGCCGCAACACCGACAGCACCGGGGCGCACAGCACGAGCGCGGGCGACGCGACGAGCAGCCAGGGCCACAGCCCGGTGACGTCGTCCCAGGTACGGGCGGAGAGCGAACCGAGCAGATACCGGTAGATCAACTGGAGGTCGAACTGGTCGGCCATCACCATGAGCACGAGCAGCGCGGCCTGCAACGCGGCGGCGACCGCGGCCCCGGTGAGCAGGACGGCGGACGGGCTGCGCCCCAACCCGGCGGCGAGCAGCGTGAGCCCGCCGCCGAGCACGGCCCCGCCGATGGCCAGCAAGGGCTGGACGGCGGTGGGGATGGACGCCGCCAGCACCAGTGGTGCGGCGACTCCCAGCGCGGCCCCGGACGACACGCCCAGCATCTCGGGCACGGCCAGGGCGTTGCGCAGCGCCTCCTGCAGCACGAGCCCCGCCGCACCCAGGCAGAGCCCGGCGACCAGCGCCAGCACCAGCCGTGGCACGCGGAGTTCGGTGACGACGACCCCGGCGAGCGTGCTGTCGGCGTCCAGCAGCGCACCGGGCAGCCGGTACAGCGGGACATAGGGCGTGCCCAGACTCAGTGCGCAGACGGACGCCGCCGCCAACAGGCCGATGAGTACCGCGAATTGCCGGCCCCCACGGATTCGCGGGTACCGCCCGCCCTCGGTCACCCCGCCCACCGCGCTGTCAGTGGTGGTCGGCGGTGCGCTCACCGCAGCGCGGCCGTGGCCTCGTCGAGGACGATGCCCAGCGAGCGGGTACCGCGGCCCTTGGCCCACACCTCGGAGTTCACCTCGTGGACATCCCCGTTGCGCACGGCGGGGATCTTCTCCCAGAGCGGGTTCTTCGCCAGCTTCTCCGACAGCTTGCCGTCCGCGTCACCGAAGGCGATCGTCTCGACGAACAGCACGTCCACGTCACGGGCGAGGATCTCCTCGAGGCTGTAGCTCCCCTCCACGCCACGGGACTTCCAGGGATAGTCCGCCAGCTTGGGGAACAGCCCGCCGGCCACGTCCGTCCCCGGCGTGGCGACACCGAAATTCTCGTCGCTGCCGTAGATGACGAGCGCGGTCTTGTCACTCTTGTTCCGCTCGGCCTCGGCGAGCTTGGTACGGAAGGTCTTCTCGGCCTTCTCGCCCTCGGCGGTGCGGCCGGTGAGCGCGGCGACATCGCGCAGGTACCCCACGCTGTCCTGCCACGTCTCGGGCTGCATGGGCCAGAACGTGGTGGCGTCCTTCAGGGCCGGAGCGAGCTTGCCGTGGGTGTCCTCCAGGCCGATGACGAGATCGGGCTTGTGGGAGAGGATCGCCTCCACCTCGGGAGCGATGAACCCGCCGGGAATGACGTCGACCTCCTTGGCCTTCTTCTCCCCCAGGAAGTCGGGGTGGGCGAGGAGTTCGCTGTTCGTGGCCGTGGGGATGATGCCCAGCTCGGTCAGGATGTCGTCGCAGAGCGCGAACAGGCAGACGATGCGCTGCGGTTCCTTCTCCAGGGAGACCTTGACGCCGTTCGCGTCGGTCAGCCCCCGTGTCGCCTTGATGGGTTTCACCGCGACGTCGGTCTTGGGACCGGCCGCGGCGGCTCCTTCGCTCGCCGACTCGGTGGACGCGCCGCACCCGACCAGTACGGACCCCACTATCACTGCGGTGATCCAGCCTCGAACGTGTCTCGACGGTGAGCGCAGCATCGATGCCCTCGCTTCTTCTCAGGGGATCCGAACGCACCGAAGATACATGATAATCGTTTTCATCACTCAGAGTTGATGGGCACGGGTACCGCGTAGCCGGCCCCGGGTGTCCAGCAGCAGTCGGGCGTGCTCGGGCAACCGGTCCAGTGGAACGGTGTCGTGGTCCTGCACCAGAATCGTGAGGTCGGCGTCCGCGGCGGCAGCCAGTGCGTCGACGGACCGCTTCACCGGTTCACCGCCCGGCGACCAGGCGTCCACGAACGGGTCGTGATACGTGACGTCGGTGCCGCTCTGCCGCATCAGCCGGACGAGCGCGGCGGCCGGGGTGGCCCGCAGGTCCGTGCTGTTGCGCTTGTAGGTCACTCCGACCAGCAGCACCCGAGCGTCCCGCAGGGCGCTTCCCCGCTCGTTCAGCAAGTGCTCGGCACGCCGCACGACATGCGCCGGCATCCCGGCGTTGACCTCCTGCGAGAGCTCCACCAGCCGCAGCGGGGTCCCTCCGGCGCGCGCCCAGTGCGTGAGATAGACGGGATCGACGGGGATGCAGTGCCCGCCCACACCCGGTCCGGGCCGGAACTCCTGGAAACCAAACGGTTTCGTGCGCGCGCAGTCGAGAGCCTCCCACACATCGACTCCCAGGGCCCGGGCGGCGACGGCGAGTTCGTTGACCAGGGCGATGTTCACGTTGCGATAGGTGTTCTCCAGGAGCTTCGCCAGTTCGGCCTCGCGTGCGGAGCCTGCCTCAACGACTCGGTCACACAGGTGCCGGAAGAAGTCGGCCGCGGCCCTCGTGCAGGTTCGGGTGTAACCACCCACGACGCGCGGGGTGTTCCGCAAACCGAAGGTCTGGTTGCCCGGGTCGATGCGCTCGGGTGAGAAGGCGAGGGAGAAGTCCGTTCCGGCGCTGAGCCCGGAGGCCTGCTCCACGATGCCGCGGACGACGTCGTCCGTGGTGCCTGGGAAGGACGTGGACTCCAGGACGACGAGGGTGCCGGGTTTCAGGCGGTCCCCCAGAGCGGAGGCGGCGCGTCGCACATGGGACAGGTCGGGCCGGCCCGTGTCGTCCAGGGGTGTGGGGACGCAGATCACGGCGACCGAGGCCTCCGCCAGCCGGCTCTCGTCGGCGGACGCCCGGAAACCGGCGTCCAGCATGGCGGCGAGATCGGCATCGGTGACGTCGGGGACGTGTGAGCGGCCCGAGTTCAGGGATGCGGTGACGGACGGGTTCACATCGATTCCCATGACACGCATGCCGACGCGGCAGGCCTCCCTGGCCAGGGGAAGACCGGTGTAGCCGAGTCCGATGACGGCGACGTTGTTCATATCGCTCCCTGGATGCGCTGTCTGTTCCCCGGTCATGGCCGTCATGCGGGCAGACCCTTCGGTCGTGGGCGGTCAGCGGGGGTCCGAGGTCTCACCGGCAGCCATGAGGGCAAGGGTCCGGCGGCAGATCTTCCCGCTGGGGCCGAGTGGCATCTCCTTGACGCGCAGCAGGAGTTCGGGGAGTTTTCGGCGCTCGAGGCCGCGCTGGGAGTACAGGAACGTCGTGAGTTCCTGCAGGTCCGGTGCGGGCGCGCCCGGCGCCTGGCGGATGCACGCGCACAGGCGCTCCCCCAGTTCCGGGTCGGGCACACCTACGCAGGCCACCTCGGCCACGGCGGCATGCGCGGCGAGTTCGCGTTCCACCTCCGCCGGGCTGATGTTGTAGCCGCCTCGTACGACGATCTGCTTGATGCGGCCCAGCACGTGGAGCCTGCCGTGCTCGTCCAGGAGGCCGCGGTCGCCGGTGCGCACCCAGCCGGTCGGAGTGCGGTATCGGGCGTCCAGTCCGGGGTCGGCGACGTAGCACAGCGGTGTCATGGGGCCTCTGGCACAGATCTCGCCGGGCTGTCCCGCCGGCACGGGAGCACCGGTGCCGTCGATGATGCGGATCCGCGCCACGGCCGGGTCGGGACATCCGGTGCCCGCCTCGGGGCTGAGGCCGGTGGCGGCGGTATGGCAGTTCACGCCGTCGGATGATCCGTAGACGGTGATGACAGGGCGGCCGAACCGGGCGCGGCACGCGTCGGCGGTGGCGTCCGGGAGGGCTGCGCCGCTGGAGACGACGGCTTGAAGACCGGTGAAGTCCTCCCCGCGGGCGGGTGGTTGTTCGGTGATGCGCTGCAGCATGGTGGGCACGCCGAACACGTGTGTGGGACGGTGCTCGACGATCATGCGGAGCGCCTCGGCCGCGTCGAAGGACTCCTGCACCAGCAGCGTGCCGCCGAGTGCGGCGAGCGTGACGGAGGTGCCGCAGGAGCCGAAGGAGGAGGCCAGCGGGACGAGCACGAGGTTGCGCATCGGGCCGTCCCCGGCGTGCAGGGCGCGTACATAGGCGGCGCGGCCGCCGGCCATCGCGTTGTGGGAGTAGGCGACCATCTTGGGCTCGGCCTCGGAGCCGGAGGAGACCAGAATGCGGGCGGGCGCATCGGGGTCGACGGGCCGGGGCAGGAAGGGCTGCCGCGCGGGCGTCGCGAGTGACTGTGCGGCCGGACCGCCCTCCCCGAGGGTGAATACCGCTTCCAGGCAGGGGAGATGGGCACCCGGAACCGCGTCGGAGAGGTGGCTGACGATGACCGCGCGGGCTCGGGCGCGGGCGAGCAGGCTCGCCGGGCCCCGGCTGCCGGGCCCCGGTGGGTAGGGCAGTGCCACCGCTCCGATGGCGGCGACCGCCAGTTCGGTGGCCACCGCGTCGCGTCCGTTCGGCATGCGTACGGCGATGATGTCCCGGTCGCCCAGGCCGCTTTCGGCGAGCCGGGCGGCGATGTGCCGTACCCGGGCGTCCAGCCCCGCGTAGTCCACGGAGCCCGCCGAGTCGATGACGGCCGTGCGGCCGGGGTGCCGCCTCACCTGTCCGGAGAAGAGCGTGTACAAGTCCCGGTCGGGGCACAGGCCCTGTTCGGACCAGGAGCGCCGCACCGGGGCCGGTACCAGGTCACGGATCTCGACGCCCGCGTTCGATGTCCATCCGGCCCTCATGAGAACTCCCAGGGTGCGCGGGGAGCGGCGTACTCCCCCACGGTCAGCGACGGAGCGAACCGCGGATCGCGGGCCAGGTCCGCGAGGCTGGTGCACACCGGCGTGGCGGCCACGCCCGCTGCCGCCAGCCTGGGCAGCCAGTCCTCGGTGGGCCGGGTCCGGGCCCGGGAGGCGATCGTGTCCGCGCTCGCCGAGGCGCCGAGGCCGAGCGCCCGCGCGAGGAGTTCCGGTCGCTCGCGGGCGCGGGACCCGAGCGCGATGTAGCCGTCCCGCGTGCGCAGCGGGCGGTCGGTCGCCGCGGGCCGTCCCGGCCCTCGGGGAACGAGGGCGGCGGCGGAGTGCAGCGAGGAGTCCACGCGGCCGCCTCTTCCGGTGCGAAGCCGCGCCAGTAGTGCCGCCAGTACGCCCTGCGCGCAGACCAGCCCGCCGAGGACGTCGGTGAGCGTCATCAAGGAGGGTGCGGGCGGTTCGTCCGCGGGCCGCACGGCGGCGGCGAGACCGCTGTGCGCCTGGACCAGGTAGTCGGTCCCCACGGGTGGTTCCGGCCCCAGGGCGTCGCCCCAGCCTGATGCCCACGCGTACACCAGCCCGGGCCGCGTCGGCCGCAGGTCCTCGGCGTCCAGCCCGAGCCGGGCCGCCTTGCCCGGTGCCCAGTTGTGCAGGAAGACGTCGGCCTCGGACACGAGTTCACGGACGGCCCGCCGTCCGGCGTCCGTGGTGAAGTCGATCTCCGTGACGGCTTTGCCGGCGTTGAGCGCGCTGAAGCGGGCCGACGTGGTGCCTGCCATCGGGGGGATGCCGCGCATCGGGTCACCGCCCGGCGGTTCGACCCGTACGACGTCGGCGCCCAGGAGCCGCAGGACGTGGCCGGCCAGGGGGCCCTGGACGCGTCGTGCCGACTCGACGACCCGCAGGCCTGTCAAGGGTGCCCCGTCCGTGCTCGTACGGGCCCTGCCGATCGTGGTGCCGCCCGGGCCGGGGAACGGCGTGAGCGTCCATGGCGACGTCACGGTGGGCGGCACGGGGTCTTCCCGTACGGGTAGCACGGCGGCTCCCGACCGGTCCGCGGCCGACCGGATCGTCGTGAACGGCGCACGCCGTGCGGCCGCGGGCAGCGCGCGGGGCAGTGAGCAGGTGGCGGTGGCGAACCGCTGCTGGAACGACCGCCATCCGCGGCCGGTGTCGGCGCGGTCCGCGCCGAGCAGCCGCCAGAAGTCCAGCCATCGGTCGGCGTCGAGGGCTTCGAGTTCGAAGCGCACGCCGTCGGCGGAGACGAACGGTAAGGCGGCCGGCACGAGCTCGTCCCCCGCGTCGGCACGCGACGTCAGGCAGCCCTCCTGGTCGTCGCCGTCGGCCGTCGCCGCCGCGAGGTACTGGGTGAGGGCCAGCAGCGCGGCCTGACCGACCGACGTCCGTACATGCGTCACGTCGGCGCCGCCGGCCCGCGCGAGGAGTGCCGCGCAGACTCCCTGGGCCGCGAGGACGCCCGCCACCGTGGAGGCGTAGTCGACGGCGAGCGGGGCCGGGCGTCCGGCCGCCCGGCCGTGGACGTGCATGATCCCGCAGGCCGCCTGCACGGCACGCTCGTCGGCCAGGGGGACGGAGAGCGGGCCCTGCCAGTCGATGTCCCAGCCGACGGTGGCGGTGACGGGGTCGCCCACCAGGTCGAGAAGGTGCGCCGCGACCCCGGCGGCCACCGGTGCCGTGGCCCCGGCGCGCGGCGCGCAGAGCGTCATCGGGCGTCCTCCGGGCGTGGCCGCAGGCCGTCGTCCGGAGGTGCTTCTCTCCGGACGGGCGCCCCACCGGCCTGCGAGCGGCGCCCGTGCACCGAGTAG
The genomic region above belongs to Streptomyces coeruleorubidus and contains:
- a CDS encoding ABC transporter ATP-binding protein — encoded protein: MSSTTDAGVPQGSATDASVPARGSLRALLPALGGHRAMMARTCVAALLEQGLLVALSTLAAHTVGAAVITGRAPSAGTVTALVVLVLLRPLMTWREMDLSHDLAYRVLAELRVRVFDGLARSAPARVAGRRSGDLAATAMADVEALEFFYAHTTAQLLASGVVFAGGATALAMVEPWLLAAVLPVAALLAVAPFADARGRAARGARTRAATAKLSADTVEAVDGLRELLAFGGLPERRGRLAEQGRRVGEAQRAEATWEARAAAVRDLLIVLAVLGVVAAAAQSVTSGRLHGAWAPAAMALALSVLGPVAESARALSQAVGLRAAAARVDAAVKAPALAPPPASPRPLPPGPLGVRLHRVSFDYGGRPVLDGIELTVPAGQTLALVGVSGAGKSTCAHLLARFWDPSEGAVHLVSGDGDCVDLRDLADAELRRAVAVVGQDTPLFHGTLAENLRLAAPDADDDLLAETARLCGVDRIAPTDTLVSERGATLSGGQRARIALARALLAEPRILVLDETTAHLDNAGDVQLTTALAQGNRTTIVIAHRPTTIRRADRIAVLEAGRIAEQGTWDDLTARPDGALNRVLTVIPS
- a CDS encoding ABC transporter substrate-binding protein gives rise to the protein MLRSPSRHVRGWITAVIVGSVLVGCGASTESASEGAAAAGPKTDVAVKPIKATRGLTDANGVKVSLEKEPQRIVCLFALCDDILTELGIIPTATNSELLAHPDFLGEKKAKEVDVIPGGFIAPEVEAILSHKPDLVIGLEDTHGKLAPALKDATTFWPMQPETWQDSVGYLRDVAALTGRTAEGEKAEKTFRTKLAEAERNKSDKTALVIYGSDENFGVATPGTDVAGGLFPKLADYPWKSRGVEGSYSLEEILARDVDVLFVETIAFGDADGKLSEKLAKNPLWEKIPAVRNGDVHEVNSEVWAKGRGTRSLGIVLDEATAALR
- a CDS encoding FecCD family ABC transporter permease; translation: MKRRFAVFTALAVVCACGELLAGRGMSPAVVWDVLGGAGDATERHILLQLRLPRMLVALAAGACLGVAGLVLQSALRNPLAGPEVTGVTPGAVLGAVTATALGLAGWESPLAVVVAACVGGCSGAALLWLLAGRGRGDPAQIALHGVLVSAVLGGLTAMVLLVAPGELGSVVQWLVGTTEGRVWQHWHLLWPWALAWSAVAWLLAGPLTLLRCGDDIAGAAGLSAARARTLALLCAVALTAGAVAAVGALGFVGLLVPHLALAVFGADLRMTLPGAALVGAAVVCGSDAAAQLLSRLLAVALDSGRLTLPVGALTTCVGAALLLVVVRRWPSRTF
- a CDS encoding AraC family transcriptional regulator: MSEAFEEAAPPGVGAIVVGNFPLSAGQWIPSHRHPQHQLAWTRRGVLGVAVDDTYWVLPPTRALWLPAGVVHRTGATRDAVLCSLYLEPDRCPLDWREPTAVAVDGLLGHLIAHLNREDLADDARLRAEAVVLDLLRPLPATPIDVPRPADERVRAVADALLADPADPRSLDAHARAVGVSRRTLTRLFAHDTGMSFDRWRTHMRLRAALPLLAEGQPVSRVARTVGYATPSAFLAAFRRTVGTSPSRYLSGDAVFGGG
- a CDS encoding ABC transporter ATP-binding protein, with product MTEPVGIRVEGVHFGYPGRPVLRGADVTVEPGELTALIGLNGCGKSTLLRLAAGLLRPDEGRVLLGGHDLSRLSRRATARRVALLHQSAPAVPGMTVRQLVRQGRYAARGPLGMLREGDDPVVRRALRDVGVEQWAERDVDALSGGERQRVRLAMALAQDTRVLLLDEPTTYLDLHHQLDVLQTVVRLRAERGLTVVMVLHDLAHAARFAERIVALRDGRVVADGAPKEVVTPGLLADVLRVAGRVGQDPEGGWPVCYPDHPLPGDEYEGTS
- a CDS encoding ABC transporter ATP-binding protein/permease, translating into MIVHPELRRAARHARRPLLAATLLQGAVTLTHLAQAVLLAVALADVARGDTDRLPLFIGAVLGVVVARAGLGHGQRRTATRAGARVRVRLRDELLAHLGRLGPAHLTTARAGAVRTTLVDGVEGVDAYVSRYLPQLLITLCVPPLLLAALVAVEPAALLGLVPALLLALFGPRAWDRLLARRGREHWDTYEQLGADYLEALQGMPALRAAGAVGRTRERLEERSAALHRATVAKLRVSLVDTGLTDLAIQGGTAAAALLACWSAVTGSTTATGTYLLLLLASECFRPVRDLSREWHAGYLGVSAADGLAALRTAEPAVPDTGTAPAHWPDPPQVCFENVEFTYDGADAPALRDVTFTAEAGRITAIVGPSGAGKSTLLALLLRHRDPQRGRITVDGQDVTEYTLDSLRQGIAVVSQETYLFHATIADNLRLARPDAPDDELVRAARTAGIHDEIAALPDGYDTVLGERGATLSGGQRQRLALARALLADAPVLVLDEATSAVDERREADIVRELLTAAGGRTVLVVAHRLAAVRHAHRIVVLDAGRVDAVGAHAALVEAQGVYAELVKAGHVHEGGRVA
- a CDS encoding FecCD family ABC transporter permease; this translates as MAAASVCALSLGTPYVPLYRLPGALLDADSTLAGVVVTELRVPRLVLALVAGLCLGAAGLVLQEALRNALAVPEMLGVSSGAALGVAAPLVLAASIPTAVQPLLAIGGAVLGGGLTLLAAGLGRSPSAVLLTGAAVAAALQAALLVLMVMADQFDLQLIYRYLLGSLSARTWDDVTGLWPWLLVASPALVLCAPVLSVLRLGDEDAEALGVRAQRARFAALAIAIVLIAPVTAVCGPVAWVGFLAPHLARWLNPAADAVRWLPWSAAWGAVVVAVADVPARLALAPVETPVGAWTALLGVPVGVALLRSGPRKPAARRGAARSDAVRSEPRGTGAEAVPTAGKETG